Proteins co-encoded in one Amaranthus tricolor cultivar Red isolate AtriRed21 chromosome 7, ASM2621246v1, whole genome shotgun sequence genomic window:
- the LOC130818078 gene encoding NAD(P)H dehydrogenase (quinone) FQR1-like: MATKVYIVYYSMYGHVHKLAEEIQKGAASVEGVDAKLWQVPETLSDDILGKMGAPPKSDVPIITANELAEADGFIFGFPTRFGMMSAQFKAFLDSTGGLWRTQELAGKPAGIFYSTGSQGGGQETTALTAVTQLTHHGMIFVPIGYTFGAGMFEMENVKGGSPYGAGTYAGDGSRQPTELELKQAFHQGQYIATITKKLKGSA; encoded by the exons ATGGCGACCAAGGTTTACATTGT cTATTACTCTATGTACGGCCATGTACACAAACTCGCTGAGGAGATCCAGAAAGGAGCTGCATCTGTAGAAGGAGTAGATGCTAAACTCTGGCAG GTCCCTGAAACACTGTCGGATGACATACTTGGTAAGATGGGTGCACCACCAAAGAGCGATGTTCCAATCATCACCGCAAATGAGCTAGCTGAAGCTGATGGCTTCATTTTTGGCTTCCCCACAAGATTCGGGATGATGTCTGCCCAGTTTAAGGCTTTCCTTGATTCCACCGGTGGTCTTTGGAGGACTCAGGAGCTTGCTGGTAAGCCTGCTGGGATATTCTATAGCACTGGATCTCAAGGTGGTGGACAGGAAACCACTGC TTTGACTGCCGTCACTCAGTTGACTCACCATGGCATGATATTCGTCCCAATTGGCTACACATTTGGTGCTGGTATGTTCGAGATGGAGAATGTGAAGGGTGGTAGCCCGTATGGTGCTGGAACTTATGCGGGAGATGGTTCCAGACAGCCTACAGAACTCGAATTGAAGCAGGCATTCCACCAGGGCCAATACATCGCTACCATTACAAAGAAGCTCAAGGGCAGTGCTTAA
- the LOC130817656 gene encoding calcium-binding protein KRP1-like, giving the protein MASKNYLENFEDHLPLMAEKLGGDALIGELCKGFELLVDSDKGVITFDSLKKNAGLLGLQDFTDEDLKSMLKEGDFDGDGALSEMEFCVLMFRLSPELMDEAHDLVHRELKLFF; this is encoded by the coding sequence ATGGCGTCCAAAAACTACCTAGAAAATTTCGAAGACCACTTACCATTAATGGCGGAAAAATTAGGTGGGGATGCTTTAATTGGAGAATTATGTAAAGGGTTTGAATTATTAGTTGATAGTGATAAAGGGGTAATTACTTTTGATAGTTTAAAGAAGAATGCTGGTTTGCTTGGATTACAAGATTTTACAGATGAAGATTTAAAAAGTATGTTAAAAGAAGGTGATTTTGATGGTGATGGTGCTCTTAGTGAAATggaattttgtgttttaatgtTTAGATTAAGTCCTGAATTGATGGATGAAGCTCATGATTTAGTTCATCGTGAACTTAAATTGTTTTTCTGA